In Hermetia illucens chromosome 1, iHerIll2.2.curated.20191125, whole genome shotgun sequence, one genomic interval encodes:
- the LOC119647053 gene encoding cell growth-regulating nucleolar protein, with the protein MVFFTCNHCGESAKKPAVAKHYQFKCRNVEIFVSCMDCQKDFRGQEYVAHTSCISEAEKYSGKDYVPKASKNTGQKKQESWIEIVRSVLSGGDVNVSTQNRRLLQRLLEFDNVPRKKPKFVNFVVNSLRINKPDALAVWEVIEPALDKFKATRPGAQKAENEQKSDEKVADGDCNGTEAKPEINGSETEGKSEKKKRKKRDSDEPANGVEESAPVSNDVDPESASPKKKKKKSKHPADDQENTPHNGHVAENGTSPTDDTETPKKKSKKRSKEADEETSVTTTSQETNETNGYLSPKKKKKKTSESEQNTGDSTNGGLDETVPGPPGKFDWTNEIFNVVEKNNNEIDLEKLRKKVLKKYQKLYQVDEIPWKVQKTFNKKLKKSGLKVEGNLVKTSI; encoded by the coding sequence ATGGTGTTTTTCACTTGCAACCACTGTGGCGAATCCGCGAAAAAACCAGCAGTGGCGAAGCACTACCAATTCAAGTGTCGAAATGTGGAAATCTTCGTCTCGTGCATGGATTGCCAGAAGGACTTCAGAGGCCAAGAATACGTTGCTCATACCTCCTGCATCTCGGAAGCGGAAAAGTATTCAGGAAAGGATTACGTTCCAAAAGCGTCAAAGAACACGGGGCAGAAGAAGCAAGAAAGCTGGATTGAGATCGTACGCTCGGTTCTGAGTGGAGGCGACGTGAATGTGTCGACCCAAAATCGCAGGCTCCTCCAGAGGTTGCTCGAATTCGATAATGTCCCCAGGAAGAAGCCTAAATTCGTGAACTTCGTTGTGAATTCACTGAGAATAAATAAACCGGACGCTCTTGCTGTTTGGGAGGTGATAGAGCCAGCTCTCGACAAGTTCAAAGCAACTCGTCCGGGAGCCCAGAAAGCAGAAAACGAACAAAAAAGTGATGAAAAGGTTGCCGATGGGGACTGCAATGGTACAGAAGCAAAGCCAGAAATAAATGGGTCGGAGACTGAGggcaaaagtgaaaagaaaaagaggaagaaacgaGATAGTGACGAGCCAGCAAACGGTGTCGAGGAAAGCGCTCCAGTTAGCAACGATGTGGATCCTGAAAGTGCTTCtcctaaaaagaagaagaaaaagtcaaAACATCCCGCAGACGACCAAGAAAACACACCCCACAATGGAcatgttgcagaaaatggaaCTTCACCCACCGACGACACCGAAACCCCCAAGAAAAAGAGCAAGAAACGATCGAAAGAGGCGGACGAGGAAACATCAGTCACTACCACTTCACAGGAGACGAACGAAACCAACGGTTACCTCTCacctaaaaagaagaagaaaaagacttCGGAAAGCGAACAGAACACGGGAGACTCAACCAACGGAGGGTTGGATGAAACCGTCCCGGGGCCCCCAGGCAAGTTCGATTGGACCAACGAAATTTTCAATGTCGTGGAGAAAAACAATAACGAAATCGACCTAGAGAAGCTCAGGAAGAAGGTTCTGAAGAAATACCAGAAATTGTATCAAGTGGACGAGATCCCGTGGAAGGTTCAGAAAACATTCAATAAGAAGCTGAAAAAGTCAGGACTCAAAGTTGAGGGCAATTTAGTTAAGACTAGTATTTAG